The Flavobacterium sp. CBA20B-1 genome includes the window CATTGCAATACCCGATGTGCTAAAACCTTACTGCGGATTCGATAAAATTGACTAATTAGCTACAAAATAAATATCCGTTTAAGAGTACTTTCTTAAACGGATATTTTTGTTTTAAAGGATTTTGATAAGTTTGAATCTCTAATAATTACGTTACCAAAATGAAAACACTAAAAGCAATTTTATTAATAATTCCACTAGTATTATTGTGCATTTCCTGTAAAAGTTCTTATACAAGAATTGGAGACAAAAACGCAAACTACATACCTTATTATTTAAAAGTTTATGAAGCAGACAGCTTGTTTATAGTATGACGATGTTCTGATAATGAATAACGACGATTTAAAAACTTCATTTGCATAGCTTGGTATTTCAGATGCTGATTATACACAGTTAAGAAATCAATATTTAAATAGTCTTGACTTGGAGTTAAGGCGAGAGATAATTACAATGAAAAAACAGGATCAAAAATACAGAATCGGAGGAAGAAGCAACGAGGATGTCCAAAATCAAAATAAAATTGATTCTGTGAATACATTAAAAATGATAGCTATTTTTGATAAGATTGGATTTCCAAATAAAAATGTAATAGGAGGGTTTAATATTGACAACACACCTGTAAATTGCAGTGCGATTTTACTCCATACCAAAGATTCTATAAGGTTGAATTATTTTGCTCCTAAGATAAAAGAGTTTATTAGTAAAGGAACAGCTTCTCCTATACTGTACGGAACTCTCATTGACCAATATTTTATATACAAAAATCAAGAACAATATTATGGAACTTACAAAAATAGCCCTATAACCAGCATAACAGCTAATGAGTTGAATAAAAGGAGAAAAGAGATAGGTTTGCCTAATTATGGTTATGAAGATTGGAGAACAGAGCAACTAATATCTCCTGAATTATACAAATTAATGAAAGAACAATTAAAAATAAATAATAATTAAAAACTAGAAATTATGAAGTTAGAAAAATTTAAAAAGGAAAATATTGCCGATAAAAATATATTGTCAGCAATTAAAAGTGGTGCGAGTGGCATACGTGCCAACTTTGAAATGACAGCATATCAACAATTTTATGAGTCAACTTGCGATGAATGGCAATGTATGGAATGCAATTAAAATTCTCCCTTTCCAAACAACCAATAACCACTTCAAAAAAACGCCACTCAGAGTAAATATAGTTTTTTGTACCTTTGCCAATAAGTTATACAACAAACCATGATTATTTACAACGTTACTATAAATATAGACGAATCGGTTCACGACCAATGGCTGAACTGGATGCAAACCAAACACATACAAGATATGCTGAACACCGGTTGTTTTAAATCGGCACGTTTGGTGAAGGTTTTGGTTGATGAAGACATGGGCGGCGTGACCTATTCCGTGCAATATCTCGCTGAAACCAAAGAAGCATTAGCCGATTACAAGGAAAACCATGCGCCGCATTTACGCAATGAAGGATTGCAACTTTTTGCCGATAAAATGCTTGCTTTTCGTACCGATCTTGAAATAATCAGCGAACATGAGTAGTGCGGATAACGTTCGGGCAAAGAAACATTTAGGACAACATTTTTTAAACGACGAAAGTGTAGCAAAAAATATTGCCAATGCTTTAACGCTAAACGGATACACAAAAATACTCGAAATTGGTCCCGGAATGGGCGTATTAACAAAGTATTTGTTAGAAAAACCTGTGGAAACTTTTGTGGTTGAAATTGATACCGAATCGGTGGTTTATCTGGAAAAACATTATCCAAAATTACACGGACATATCATTGGCGAAGACTTTTTAAAATACAATTTAAAGAAAGTTTTTAATGAAGATCCGTTTGCCATCATCGGAAATTTTCCTTACAATATTTCCACTCAAATTGTTTTTAGGGTTTTAGAAATGCGCGATCAAATACCGGAATTTGCTGGAATGTTTCAAAAGGAAGTTGCTGAGCGTATTTGTGAGAAAAAAGGCAGCAAAACCTACGGAATATTGTCGGTTTTGGCACAAGCGTTTTACGACACCGAATATCTCTTTACCGTATCGGAACATGTTTTCACACCGCCGCCAAAAGTAAAATCGGGCGTAATGCGCATGATTCGCAAAGAAAATTACAGCTTGCCGTGTAGCGAAAAACTGTTTTTCACAGTGGTAAAATCGGCGTTTAACCAACGCAGAAAAACCTTGCGAAACAGTTTAAAAAGTTTTATATCAGAAGAAATAAAAAACGATGAAGTTTTTAACCTTCGTCCAGAACAATTAAGTGTAGAAGCATTTATTGCACTCACTCAAAAAATAGAAGCGTATGGAATTTAAAATCAGTAAAGAATTTATCCAAGAAATTGAAAGCTTAATCGCCGAAAAAAACGTACGCGAAGTACTTCGCCGTATCGAGGATATTCACTTTGCTGATGTTGCAGAGCTCATCAACGAATTAGACGGCGAAGATGCTGGCTATCTTTTCCGTATTATTGAATCGGATGTGAGTTCTGAAATTCTATTAGAGCTTGATGAGGAAGTTCGTGAAAAAATCTTAAACAACCTTTCTGCTAAAGAAATTGCCGAAGAGCTCGACGAGATGGATACCGATGACGCGGTGGATATCATTTCCGAACTTTCGGAAGAGATGAAAGACGAGGTAATTTCTGAATTGGAAGATTTTGAACATGCCAAAGACATTGTAGAGCTTTTGCGCTACGACGATGATACCGCGGGTGGATTAATGGCGAAAGAATACATCCAAGCAAATGAAAATTGGAATGTGTTGACCTGTATTCAGGAAATTCGCAAACAAGCAGAAAACGTTTCGCGTGTACACTCTATTTATGTGGTTGATGATGAAGACCGATTAAAAGGTCGTTTGTCTTTGAAAGATTTAATTACCTCATCTACCACCACACAAATCAAAGATATTTACATACCAAAGGTTGATTTTGTAAAGGTGGATACCGAAGACACCGAAGTTGCCCGCATCATGCAGAAGTACGATTTAGAAGCAATTCCGGTTGTTGATGAAACCGGACGTTTAGTGGGGCGTATTACCATTGACGATATTGTGGATGTGATTAAAGAAGAAGCCGACCGTGACTACCAAATGGCGGCAGGTATCTCGCAAGACGTTGAAGCCGATGACAGCATTTGGGAATTAACAAAAGCACGTTTGCCTTGGTTGCTTCTGGCATTGATCGGAAGTTTTATTGCCGTTAATGTTGCCCAAAGTTTTAGCGATGCCATGGACAGATACCAAACTTTGTTTTTCTTTACCCCTTTGGTTGCCGCAATGGCAGGAAACGTGGGGGTACAATCATCGGCAATTGTGGTGCAGGGTTTGGCAAACAACAGCTTGTCGGGTTCACTGTGGAAACGCTTGGGCAAGGAAATGCTTTTGGCGATGCTAAACAGTACCATTTTGGCTGTTTTACTATTGTTGGCAACGCATTTTATCATGGGAACCACTTATGAAATATCGTCAACCATTGTATTGGCATTGGTAACCGTTATGATACTTGCCAGTTTAATTGGTACGTTTATCCCGATAATGCTTGATAAAAACGGTATTGATCCTGCTATTGCAACCGGTCCGTTTATTACCACAAGCAACGATATTTTTGGTATTTTGATTTACTTTACCATTGCAAAAATGATTTTAGGGTTTTAGTTTGTT containing:
- a CDS encoding DUF4286 family protein, translating into MIIYNVTINIDESVHDQWLNWMQTKHIQDMLNTGCFKSARLVKVLVDEDMGGVTYSVQYLAETKEALADYKENHAPHLRNEGLQLFADKMLAFRTDLEIISEHE
- the rsmA gene encoding 16S rRNA (adenine(1518)-N(6)/adenine(1519)-N(6))-dimethyltransferase RsmA encodes the protein MSSADNVRAKKHLGQHFLNDESVAKNIANALTLNGYTKILEIGPGMGVLTKYLLEKPVETFVVEIDTESVVYLEKHYPKLHGHIIGEDFLKYNLKKVFNEDPFAIIGNFPYNISTQIVFRVLEMRDQIPEFAGMFQKEVAERICEKKGSKTYGILSVLAQAFYDTEYLFTVSEHVFTPPPKVKSGVMRMIRKENYSLPCSEKLFFTVVKSAFNQRRKTLRNSLKSFISEEIKNDEVFNLRPEQLSVEAFIALTQKIEAYGI
- the mgtE gene encoding magnesium transporter; this encodes MEFKISKEFIQEIESLIAEKNVREVLRRIEDIHFADVAELINELDGEDAGYLFRIIESDVSSEILLELDEEVREKILNNLSAKEIAEELDEMDTDDAVDIISELSEEMKDEVISELEDFEHAKDIVELLRYDDDTAGGLMAKEYIQANENWNVLTCIQEIRKQAENVSRVHSIYVVDDEDRLKGRLSLKDLITSSTTTQIKDIYIPKVDFVKVDTEDTEVARIMQKYDLEAIPVVDETGRLVGRITIDDIVDVIKEEADRDYQMAAGISQDVEADDSIWELTKARLPWLLLALIGSFIAVNVAQSFSDAMDRYQTLFFFTPLVAAMAGNVGVQSSAIVVQGLANNSLSGSLWKRLGKEMLLAMLNSTILAVLLLLATHFIMGTTYEISSTIVLALVTVMILASLIGTFIPIMLDKNGIDPAIATGPFITTSNDIFGILIYFTIAKMILGF